One region of Glutamicibacter sp. B1 genomic DNA includes:
- the idi gene encoding isopentenyl-diphosphate Delta-isomerase has protein sequence MDVILLSADGQPIGTQSKQTVHSTNTPLHQAFSCHVINDAGQVLATRRALGKLTWPGVWTNSFCGHPQPGEDLERALARHAQGELGLEVRDVRMALPDFRYRAVDASGIVENEICPVFTAIAAGEIAANPEEVMDYCWVEPGALAQSARATPWAFSPWLVMQANGMELYRSRG, from the coding sequence ATGGATGTCATCTTGCTTTCCGCCGATGGCCAGCCCATCGGCACGCAGTCCAAGCAGACGGTGCATAGCACGAATACCCCCTTGCACCAGGCTTTCTCCTGCCACGTGATCAACGATGCCGGGCAGGTGCTGGCCACCCGCCGGGCTTTGGGAAAACTGACCTGGCCGGGAGTGTGGACTAATTCCTTTTGCGGGCATCCGCAGCCGGGGGAGGACCTGGAGCGTGCCCTGGCGCGCCACGCGCAGGGGGAGCTGGGCCTGGAGGTCCGGGACGTGCGGATGGCGCTTCCGGACTTCCGCTACCGGGCCGTGGATGCCTCGGGCATCGTGGAGAATGAAATCTGCCCGGTCTTCACGGCGATCGCGGCAGGGGAGATCGCCGCGAATCCGGAGGAAGTCATGGATTACTGCTGGGTGGAGCCCGGGGCCCTGGCCCAATCGGCGCGGGCAACTCCCTGGGCTTTTAGCCCGTGGCTGGTCATGCAGGCCAATGGCATGGAGCTCTACCGCAGTCGAGGCTAG
- the ilvD gene encoding dihydroxy-acid dehydratase yields the protein MNFMSQDAMPDIKPRSRVVTDGIHAAPARGMLRAVGMGDDDFAKPQIGIASSWNEITPCNLSLNRLAQGAKEGVHAGGGFPMQFGTISVSDGISMGHEGMHFSLVSREVIADSVETVMMAERLDGSVLLAGCDKSLPGMLMAAARLNLSSVFLYAGSIMPGWVKLEDGTEKDVTLIDAFEAVGACAAGRMSEKDLDSIERAICPGEGACGGMYTANTMASIGEALGMSLPGSTAPPSADRRRDMFAHRSGEAVVNMLRKGIRARDIMTKEAFENAIAVTMAFGGSTNAVLHLLAIAREAEVDLSLSDFNRIGDKVPHLADLKPFGRYVMNDLDRIGGVPVVMKALLDAGLLHGDCITVTGKTMAENLAHIAPPDPDGKILRAIDNPIHKTGGVTVLHGSLAPEGAVVKSAGFDADVFEGTARVFEREQGALEALDAGQIQAGDVVVIRYEGPKGGPGMREMLAITGAIKGAGLGKDVLLLTDGRFSGGTTGLCIGHVAPEAVDGGPIAFVRDGDKIRVDISARSFDLLVEPEELEARKVGWKPLPAKFTSGVLAKYAKLVNSASTGAYCG from the coding sequence ATGAATTTTATGAGCCAGGATGCTATGCCAGATATCAAACCACGTTCCCGTGTGGTCACCGATGGTATCCATGCCGCTCCGGCGCGCGGAATGCTGCGCGCTGTCGGGATGGGTGATGATGACTTTGCAAAACCTCAGATTGGTATTGCCAGCTCATGGAACGAAATAACCCCTTGTAATCTTTCGCTGAACCGCCTCGCCCAGGGCGCCAAAGAAGGCGTCCACGCTGGCGGCGGCTTCCCCATGCAATTCGGAACCATCTCAGTTTCTGATGGAATTTCCATGGGCCACGAAGGGATGCACTTCTCCCTGGTTTCACGAGAAGTCATTGCTGACTCCGTGGAAACAGTCATGATGGCCGAACGCCTCGACGGATCAGTACTCTTGGCTGGATGTGACAAATCTTTGCCGGGCATGCTGATGGCCGCGGCGCGATTGAATCTGTCCTCTGTATTCCTCTACGCCGGATCCATCATGCCTGGCTGGGTGAAGCTAGAGGATGGCACCGAAAAAGATGTCACTCTGATTGACGCCTTTGAAGCAGTGGGCGCGTGCGCCGCCGGTCGTATGAGCGAAAAAGACTTGGACTCCATCGAACGGGCCATCTGCCCGGGGGAGGGAGCCTGCGGTGGAATGTATACCGCCAACACCATGGCTTCGATCGGTGAAGCCCTGGGCATGAGCCTTCCGGGTTCTACCGCCCCACCGTCGGCGGATCGACGCCGCGATATGTTTGCTCACCGTTCGGGAGAAGCCGTGGTGAACATGCTGCGCAAGGGCATTCGCGCCCGCGACATTATGACCAAAGAAGCTTTTGAAAACGCCATCGCCGTGACCATGGCCTTTGGCGGTTCAACCAATGCGGTCTTGCACCTCTTGGCCATTGCACGAGAAGCCGAAGTGGATCTTTCGCTCAGCGACTTCAACCGCATCGGCGATAAAGTGCCACACCTCGCGGATCTCAAGCCCTTCGGCCGCTACGTCATGAATGACCTAGACCGTATCGGCGGTGTGCCGGTCGTGATGAAGGCGCTGCTTGATGCCGGACTGCTCCACGGCGACTGCATAACTGTGACCGGTAAGACGATGGCCGAAAACTTGGCACACATCGCCCCACCAGATCCTGATGGCAAGATTCTGCGCGCCATAGACAATCCCATCCATAAGACCGGTGGCGTCACTGTGCTTCACGGTTCCTTGGCGCCAGAAGGTGCTGTGGTGAAATCTGCTGGCTTTGACGCCGATGTTTTTGAAGGAACCGCGCGCGTCTTTGAACGTGAGCAAGGTGCCCTCGAAGCGTTGGATGCTGGGCAGATTCAGGCCGGGGATGTCGTAGTGATTCGATACGAGGGCCCTAAGGGCGGGCCGGGTATGCGCGAGATGCTGGCCATTACCGGTGCCATTAAGGGTGCTGGTTTAGGCAAGGACGTTCTGCTGCTAACCGACGGACGTTTCTCCGGAGGTACCACCGGGCTATGTATTGGACACGTAGCTCCCGAAGCCGTGGATGGCGGACCGATCGCCTTCGTGCGCGACGGGGACAAGATTCGAGTGGATATCTCCGCTCGAAGCTTTGACCTTTTGGTCGAGCCAGAGGAACTGGAAGCCCGCAAAGTTGGCTGGAAGCCACTGCCGGCGAAGTTTACCTCTGGGGTCTTGGCGAAGTACGCAAAATTGGTCAATTCGGCTTCGACGGGCGCATATTGCGGCTAG
- the crtI gene encoding phytoene desaturase family protein → MSGLPQDVVVIGAGFSGLASAGLLAARGCKVTLLEQHNHVGGRSGRLERDGFRFDTGPSWYLMPEVFEHWFSLMGTSAREQLDLRPLPIGYRTFFQGRQAPVDVGTGTTVRELFETLEPGSAPVLDEYLRTAREGYELALQHFLYDDFSSPGSLLKPAILRRLPQLAPLLGSSLEKYLARRFQSTELRQILGYPAVFLGSSPERTPALYQLMSHLDLADGVKYPMGGFAALADAMADLAAQHGADIRLGATATAIETSSRGQAAVTAVEWIDAHGQRHRTPAQHVIAAADAQHLDRRLLPERLQTHSARSFARRDPGPSAVLVCLGVTGELPELRHHNLLFTRDWADNFARIRQGRALQGETSIYVCKPSATDPGVAPEGCENLFILVPAPAAPEWGHGGADGSGESMVEQVADAAIDQLAAWAGIQDLRERIVVRQSIGPADFEQQYGAYRGGALGLAHTLGQSAMLRPGNRSTRVSGLHYAGSTVRPGIGVPMCLISGELAAKAVLGLAGPGPLGEQPLAGSEGKAGA, encoded by the coding sequence ATGAGCGGCCTGCCGCAGGACGTCGTGGTCATCGGCGCCGGATTCTCCGGACTGGCCAGCGCAGGGCTGCTCGCGGCCCGGGGATGCAAGGTCACGCTGCTGGAGCAGCACAACCATGTCGGGGGCCGCTCGGGACGCCTCGAGCGCGACGGCTTCCGATTCGACACCGGCCCGTCGTGGTACCTCATGCCTGAGGTCTTCGAGCACTGGTTCTCCCTGATGGGGACCAGCGCCAGAGAGCAACTGGATCTGCGCCCCTTGCCCATCGGCTACCGCACCTTTTTCCAGGGGCGGCAGGCACCGGTGGACGTGGGCACCGGCACCACGGTCCGCGAGCTGTTCGAGACCCTGGAACCCGGCAGCGCGCCGGTACTGGACGAGTACCTGCGCACCGCGCGCGAAGGCTATGAACTGGCCCTCCAGCACTTCTTGTACGACGATTTCAGCTCGCCGGGATCACTGCTCAAGCCCGCGATCCTGCGCCGGCTCCCGCAGCTGGCGCCGCTGCTGGGATCGAGCTTGGAGAAGTATCTCGCGCGGCGCTTCCAGAGCACGGAACTGCGCCAGATCCTGGGCTATCCGGCCGTGTTCCTCGGGTCCAGCCCGGAGCGCACTCCGGCGCTGTACCAGCTGATGAGCCACCTGGATTTGGCCGACGGCGTCAAGTACCCGATGGGCGGGTTCGCCGCGCTGGCGGATGCCATGGCCGATCTGGCGGCGCAGCATGGGGCGGACATCAGATTGGGCGCCACGGCCACCGCCATCGAGACCAGCTCCCGGGGCCAGGCCGCGGTCACCGCGGTGGAATGGATCGATGCTCACGGCCAACGCCATCGGACCCCGGCGCAGCATGTCATTGCAGCGGCGGATGCGCAGCATCTTGATCGCCGGCTGCTCCCCGAACGCCTGCAAACCCATTCGGCGCGCAGCTTCGCGCGCCGGGACCCGGGGCCCAGCGCGGTCCTGGTGTGCCTGGGCGTCACCGGGGAACTGCCGGAATTGCGGCACCACAACCTGCTGTTCACCCGTGATTGGGCCGATAATTTCGCGCGGATCCGCCAGGGGCGCGCCCTGCAGGGGGAAACCAGCATCTACGTGTGCAAGCCCAGCGCCACGGATCCCGGCGTCGCGCCGGAGGGCTGCGAGAACCTGTTCATCCTCGTCCCCGCCCCGGCCGCCCCTGAATGGGGCCATGGCGGTGCCGACGGCAGCGGGGAGAGCATGGTGGAGCAGGTGGCCGACGCGGCCATCGACCAGCTCGCCGCCTGGGCCGGGATCCAGGACCTGCGCGAGCGCATCGTGGTGCGCCAGAGCATCGGGCCTGCGGATTTCGAACAGCAGTACGGGGCCTACCGTGGCGGGGCCCTCGGGCTGGCCCACACGCTGGGCCAAAGCGCCATGCTGCGCCCGGGCAATCGCAGCACCAGGGTCTCGGGACTGCACTATGCCGGCAGCACCGTGCGCCCGGGCATCGGCGTGCCCATGTGCTTGATCAGCGGGGAGCTTGCGGCCAAGGCGGTGCTGGGCCTCGCCGGCCCGGGCCCGCTGGGCGAGCAGCCGCTGGCCGGCTCTGAAGGGAAGGCGGGGGCATGA
- a CDS encoding prenyltransferase, giving the protein MIRAILATSRPVSWVNTAYPFAAAYLLAGGGLDAMLIVGSLFFLFPYNLVMYGVNDVFDYESDLRNPRKGGIEGALLARQSHRMILLACLVLAAPFLAVLVLAGDLAANAVLAGSMAAVLAYSLPVLRFKERAGLDSLTSAVHFVSPAVYGWILAGAPVHRTQWMVFGAFLLWGVASHALGAVQDIIPDRAAKLGSIAASLGARPTVFLVLGAYVLAGAMIFFGVSGLPRLAGLLAVPYVLNVLPHVGVDDDSSGTVNRAWKRFLWINYLCGFLLTMLLISTAVFTG; this is encoded by the coding sequence ATGATTCGCGCCATTCTGGCCACCTCCCGGCCGGTGTCGTGGGTGAATACCGCCTATCCCTTCGCCGCCGCCTATCTCTTGGCCGGCGGCGGGCTCGATGCGATGCTCATCGTGGGCAGCCTCTTCTTCCTGTTCCCCTACAACCTGGTGATGTACGGGGTCAATGACGTCTTCGACTACGAGTCGGATCTGCGCAACCCGCGCAAGGGCGGCATCGAAGGCGCGCTGCTGGCCCGGCAGAGCCATCGAATGATCCTGCTGGCCTGCCTGGTGCTGGCCGCACCGTTCCTGGCCGTGCTGGTGCTGGCCGGCGACCTGGCAGCCAATGCGGTGCTGGCGGGCTCGATGGCCGCCGTGCTGGCCTACAGCCTCCCGGTCCTGCGGTTCAAGGAGCGGGCCGGGCTGGATTCGCTGACCAGCGCCGTGCACTTTGTCTCCCCGGCGGTCTACGGGTGGATCCTGGCCGGTGCTCCCGTGCACCGGACCCAGTGGATGGTTTTCGGCGCGTTCCTGCTGTGGGGCGTGGCCAGCCATGCCTTGGGCGCGGTGCAGGACATCATCCCCGATCGGGCGGCGAAGCTCGGGTCCATCGCGGCATCCCTGGGCGCTCGCCCCACGGTGTTCCTGGTGCTTGGCGCCTATGTGCTGGCCGGAGCCATGATCTTTTTCGGCGTGTCGGGCCTGCCGCGGCTGGCCGGCCTGCTGGCTGTGCCCTATGTGCTCAATGTGCTCCCGCATGTGGGCGTGGACGATGACTCGTCGGGTACGGTTAACCGGGCGTGGAAGAGATTTTTATGGATTAATTACCTGTGCGGATTCCTGCTGACCATGCTGCTCATTTCCACCGCCGTGTTCACGGGCTAA
- a CDS encoding phytoene/squalene synthase family protein, whose amino-acid sequence MNLIKPRGIAPQAPALQRYSLTAQRSAKVLLEQYSTSFSLACRLLDAASATHIANIYALVRLADEIVDGVAQQAGLDAGDIAACLDDLEAETRRAMQRGYSTNMVVHAFALSARATGIGTELTTPFFCSMRADLTTSTHDAHSLEHYIYGSAEVIGLMCLQVFRAIDSAPELRPEQVEQAQRSARSLGAAFQKVNFLRDLAQDSLDLGRAYFPGIDARDFGEADKTLLVEQIDADLATARSGLELLAPPAARAVRLAHDLFQELNRQLAAAPAHQLLRTRISVSTGRKALIAARVLVPWASPREAKTQAGGGK is encoded by the coding sequence ATGAACCTGATCAAGCCCCGGGGCATCGCCCCGCAAGCCCCGGCATTGCAGCGGTACTCGCTGACCGCCCAGCGCAGCGCCAAGGTGCTGCTCGAGCAGTACTCCACCTCCTTCTCGCTGGCCTGCCGGCTGCTGGATGCCGCCAGCGCCACGCATATCGCCAACATCTACGCCCTGGTGCGGCTCGCCGATGAAATCGTGGACGGGGTCGCGCAGCAGGCCGGCCTGGACGCCGGGGACATCGCGGCCTGCCTTGATGACCTGGAAGCCGAAACCCGGCGCGCGATGCAGCGCGGCTACAGCACCAACATGGTGGTGCATGCCTTCGCGCTCTCCGCCCGGGCCACCGGCATCGGCACCGAGCTGACCACCCCCTTCTTCTGCTCCATGCGGGCGGACCTGACAACATCAACCCACGACGCGCACAGCTTGGAGCACTACATCTACGGCTCGGCCGAAGTCATCGGGCTGATGTGCCTGCAGGTCTTCCGCGCCATCGACTCGGCCCCCGAGCTGCGCCCGGAGCAGGTGGAACAGGCCCAGCGCTCGGCCCGCAGCCTCGGAGCGGCCTTCCAGAAGGTCAACTTCCTGCGCGATCTGGCCCAGGACAGCCTGGATCTGGGGCGCGCCTACTTCCCGGGCATCGATGCGCGGGACTTCGGCGAAGCGGACAAGACCCTACTGGTCGAGCAGATCGATGCCGACCTGGCCACCGCGCGTTCCGGGCTGGAACTGCTGGCTCCGCCGGCAGCCCGCGCCGTCCGCCTGGCCCATGACCTCTTCCAGGAGCTGAACCGCCAACTGGCCGCGGCCCCCGCGCATCAGCTGCTGCGCACCCGCATCTCGGTCTCCACCGGCCGCAAGGCGCTGATCGCCGCACGGGTGCTCGTGCCCTGGGCATCACCCAGGGAAGCCAAGACGCAGGCAGGGGGCGGCAAATGA
- a CDS encoding SDR family oxidoreductase — translation MSLIAVTGATGYIGGRLVPRLLRNGHQVRVFTRDAQRLRDIPWHDEVEIIEGDLEDAEAVNRLCRGVALVYYLVHSMSGTRNFAEQEKNCAAIMARAAKQQGVEQVVYLSGLHPQGQLSEHLASRVAVGKILASSVDTLVLQAGLVIGSGSASFEMIRHLSDVLPVMPAPRWVTNQVQPIAVRDALHYLVCAAQLKEPVQGVYDIGGPKAYSYAQLMKIYARCAGLREPSVWALPLLTPRLASHWVNLVTPLPRTLASALVQSLQHDCVMGSREIDTLIPPPAEGLCDYPRAVELALERIEADAVETTWATAHPLSSPAEPLPSDPQWAGRKSYSDVRRSTTTASAPELFQVVQRLGGDSPYFAFPTLWKLRGLLDKLAGGVGSGRTRRSKSTLALGDVLDWWRVEALQQDRLLRLRAEMRVPGQAWLEYRLSPQENGETELVQRAVYFPRGLWGRCYWWAVYPFHGIIFPATIKNIVTAAEHDNQQV, via the coding sequence ATGAGCCTGATCGCCGTAACCGGAGCCACCGGATACATTGGCGGGCGGCTAGTCCCTCGGCTCCTGCGCAACGGGCATCAGGTGCGGGTCTTCACCCGGGACGCGCAGCGCCTTCGCGACATTCCGTGGCACGACGAGGTCGAGATCATCGAAGGCGATCTGGAAGACGCCGAGGCGGTCAATCGGCTGTGCCGTGGCGTCGCGCTGGTCTACTACCTGGTTCACTCGATGTCCGGCACGCGCAATTTTGCCGAGCAGGAAAAGAACTGCGCAGCCATCATGGCCCGGGCCGCGAAGCAGCAGGGCGTGGAGCAGGTGGTGTACCTCTCGGGCCTGCACCCGCAAGGGCAGCTGAGCGAGCATCTGGCATCGCGCGTGGCCGTGGGGAAGATCCTGGCCTCGTCGGTGGATACCCTGGTGCTCCAAGCAGGACTGGTGATCGGGTCGGGGTCCGCTAGCTTCGAGATGATCCGGCATTTGAGCGACGTGCTGCCGGTGATGCCGGCTCCGCGCTGGGTCACCAATCAGGTCCAGCCCATCGCCGTGCGCGACGCGCTGCACTACCTGGTCTGCGCCGCGCAGCTGAAGGAGCCGGTGCAGGGCGTCTACGATATCGGCGGCCCGAAGGCCTACAGCTATGCGCAACTGATGAAGATCTACGCCCGCTGCGCAGGCCTGCGCGAACCCTCGGTGTGGGCCCTGCCCCTGCTGACGCCGCGGCTGGCCTCGCACTGGGTGAACCTGGTCACCCCGCTGCCGCGCACCCTGGCCTCGGCTCTGGTGCAATCCCTGCAGCACGACTGCGTCATGGGCTCCCGCGAGATCGACACGCTGATTCCCCCGCCGGCGGAAGGCTTGTGCGACTACCCCAGGGCGGTCGAGCTGGCGCTGGAGAGAATCGAGGCGGACGCGGTGGAGACCACATGGGCCACGGCCCATCCGCTGTCGTCACCAGCCGAGCCCTTGCCGTCCGACCCGCAATGGGCCGGGCGCAAGAGCTACAGCGACGTCCGCAGGTCCACCACGACGGCCAGCGCACCAGAGTTGTTCCAGGTGGTACAGCGACTCGGCGGGGACTCCCCCTATTTCGCCTTTCCCACGCTGTGGAAATTGCGCGGGCTGCTGGACAAGCTCGCCGGAGGCGTGGGCTCTGGCCGCACGCGGCGCTCCAAGAGCACCTTGGCCCTGGGCGATGTGCTGGACTGGTGGCGCGTGGAAGCCCTCCAGCAGGACCGACTGCTGCGATTGCGGGCTGAAATGCGCGTCCCTGGCCAGGCATGGCTGGAGTATCGGCTGAGCCCCCAAGAGAACGGGGAGACCGAGCTGGTCCAACGCGCCGTGTATTTCCCACGCGGCCTGTGGGGACGATGCTACTGGTGGGCCGTGTATCCCTTCCACGGGATCATCTTCCCGGCCACCATCAAGAATATCGTGACGGCCGCCGAACACGATAACCAGCAGGTGTAG
- a CDS encoding TspO/MBR family protein yields MNRSPDPALSPGAQRIGDPLWTTPLLTALSLLIAIAVSFIGSGAFGGTPVQQVAGGYLSADATLLAPAGPAFSIWSVVYTGLAVYGVYQLTAPGRRSGWGGKLRVPAMISALLNAAWISVVQLGWLGFSVIVIFALVAVLAWMIRLMSTGTPGSRTEYWVIWLTFGLYLGWVCVASIANVAAWLLSLGVGEGARWAPAAAVALLVVAALVAMAISYYAGNAFAALAISWGLAWIGVSRLAGSNPSEIVGYASLGCALAALLGSLLIAWRRRTTAGTGGRIS; encoded by the coding sequence GTGAATCGATCGCCTGACCCCGCACTATCGCCCGGTGCCCAGCGCATCGGTGATCCGCTATGGACCACCCCGTTGCTCACTGCCCTGTCCCTGCTCATTGCCATCGCCGTATCCTTCATCGGCAGCGGCGCCTTCGGCGGAACCCCGGTCCAGCAAGTTGCCGGCGGCTACCTGAGCGCCGATGCGACCCTGCTGGCCCCGGCCGGGCCCGCCTTCTCCATCTGGAGCGTGGTCTACACCGGGCTTGCTGTCTATGGCGTCTACCAGCTCACCGCCCCGGGACGGCGCTCCGGCTGGGGCGGGAAGCTCAGGGTTCCGGCGATGATCTCGGCCCTGCTCAATGCCGCCTGGATCTCCGTGGTCCAGCTGGGTTGGCTCGGCTTCAGCGTGATCGTCATTTTCGCGCTCGTCGCCGTCCTTGCCTGGATGATCCGCCTCATGTCCACCGGAACCCCGGGCTCACGCACCGAGTACTGGGTGATCTGGCTGACCTTCGGGCTCTACCTCGGGTGGGTCTGCGTGGCCAGCATCGCGAACGTGGCCGCCTGGCTGCTCTCGCTGGGCGTCGGCGAAGGTGCTCGGTGGGCCCCCGCAGCGGCCGTAGCGCTGCTGGTGGTTGCCGCGCTGGTGGCCATGGCCATCAGCTACTACGCCGGCAATGCCTTCGCCGCCTTGGCCATCAGCTGGGGCCTGGCCTGGATCGGCGTGAGCCGGTTGGCCGGGAGCAACCCCTCGGAGATCGTTGGCTATGCCTCGTTGGGCTGCGCGCTGGCCGCGTTGCTCGGCTCGCTGCTGATTGCGTGGCGGCGCAGAACCACGGCCGGTACCGGCGGGAGAATTTCATGA
- a CDS encoding lycopene cyclase domain-containing protein, with translation MFLEMSLWFLAAASLVFLAGLLASRRRLRTVARPMLLSMGLMLLLTAVFDNLMIAAGLFDYGSHALSGVRVGLAPIEDFFYAACAVLLVPGLWWLTEPLERRRAASQRSAKPTGRTPQS, from the coding sequence ATGTTTCTTGAAATGAGCCTGTGGTTCCTCGCCGCGGCCAGCCTCGTGTTCCTGGCGGGGCTGCTGGCCAGCCGACGGCGGCTGCGCACCGTGGCGCGGCCCATGCTGCTTTCCATGGGCCTGATGCTGCTGCTCACCGCGGTCTTCGACAACCTGATGATTGCCGCGGGCCTGTTCGACTATGGAAGCCACGCGCTGTCCGGGGTCCGGGTGGGCTTGGCGCCGATCGAGGATTTCTTCTACGCGGCCTGCGCGGTGCTCCTGGTTCCCGGGCTCTGGTGGCTCACCGAGCCGCTGGAGCGCCGCCGAGCAGCCAGCCAGCGTTCTGCTAAGCCAACCGGAAGGACCCCGCAATCATGA
- a CDS encoding polyprenyl synthetase family protein: protein MTTHTRSHRGQPADPQPNSAEARLIDDPTRAAISQRLAQIGAQAQARAAAYSRTAADLWAEISGGLATGKMMRPALVMLGYRAFGGRNEARAIDLGCAFELLHTALLIHDDVVDRDFVRRSEPTISARYRDQATAAGRSLAEAEHAGNSVAIIAGDLLINEAIKHAIKAAAGTDAEAAVEQAFFQGIEQAGAGELEDLLFSLGATPATTSEVLRMEQLKTAAYSFQLPLQAGALLAGASSSQADDLGTVGCQLGVAYQVIDDVLGTFGDPLRTGKSVESDLREFKSTILLALAAEQPEFAALLAEFRSGRIPAQQIREELTAQGAERFARQLAEQLCARATGSVAFLDLPDEAQALLRTCSHLILNRSR from the coding sequence ATGACCACGCACACACGAAGCCATCGCGGCCAACCCGCCGACCCCCAGCCGAACAGCGCCGAGGCCCGGCTCATCGACGACCCCACCCGCGCGGCCATCAGCCAGCGCCTGGCCCAGATCGGGGCGCAGGCACAAGCCCGGGCAGCCGCCTACTCGCGGACCGCCGCCGATCTCTGGGCGGAAATTTCCGGCGGCCTGGCCACCGGCAAGATGATGCGCCCGGCCCTGGTCATGCTCGGCTACCGCGCTTTCGGCGGCCGCAACGAAGCGCGGGCCATTGACCTGGGGTGCGCCTTCGAGCTGCTGCACACCGCCTTGCTGATCCACGACGACGTGGTGGACAGGGACTTCGTGCGCCGCTCCGAACCGACCATCTCGGCCCGCTACCGGGATCAGGCGACGGCGGCCGGGCGGAGCCTGGCCGAGGCCGAGCATGCCGGGAACTCGGTGGCGATCATCGCCGGGGACCTGCTGATCAATGAGGCCATCAAGCACGCCATCAAGGCCGCCGCGGGGACCGACGCGGAAGCCGCGGTGGAGCAGGCCTTCTTCCAGGGCATCGAACAGGCAGGGGCCGGCGAACTCGAGGACCTGCTCTTCTCCCTGGGCGCCACGCCGGCGACCACCAGCGAAGTGCTGCGCATGGAGCAGTTGAAGACCGCGGCCTACTCCTTCCAGCTGCCGCTGCAGGCCGGGGCGCTGCTGGCCGGGGCTTCCAGCTCGCAGGCCGATGACCTGGGCACCGTGGGGTGCCAGCTCGGCGTGGCCTACCAGGTCATCGACGATGTGCTGGGCACCTTCGGGGACCCGTTGCGCACCGGGAAGTCAGTGGAATCGGACCTGCGTGAATTCAAGAGCACCATCTTGCTGGCGCTGGCCGCCGAGCAGCCCGAGTTCGCGGCCCTGCTGGCCGAGTTCCGGTCCGGCCGCATTCCAGCCCAGCAAATCCGCGAGGAATTGACGGCCCAGGGAGCCGAGCGCTTCGCCCGGCAGCTTGCCGAGCAATTGTGCGCGCGGGCCACCGGCTCGGTGGCCTTCCTCGATCTGCCCGATGAGGCCCAGGCGCTCCTTCGCACCTGCAGCCACCTGATTCTGAATCGAAGCCGATGA
- a CDS encoding MarR family winged helix-turn-helix transcriptional regulator yields MRHTPPLRTSDLFRVLLGLQRAYAQSEVRFRSSLNLNDTDLRAVNLLRSRQTPSPGELARELGLSSAGITSVLDRLEARQMVQREHHGSDRRRTLVRPGRAFPENAGASMVLLRGLHRFYSQLDEPTRLALGQLLAQIHRELDATGATAPAAPTSTPTTPPEQ; encoded by the coding sequence ATGCGCCACACACCACCGCTTCGAACCTCGGATTTGTTCCGGGTGCTCCTGGGCCTGCAGCGTGCCTATGCACAGAGTGAAGTGCGTTTTCGTTCCAGCCTCAACCTGAACGATACAGATCTGCGGGCCGTCAACCTCCTGCGCTCCCGGCAAACGCCCAGCCCCGGCGAACTCGCCCGGGAATTGGGGCTTTCCTCGGCCGGGATCACCTCGGTGCTCGATCGCCTCGAGGCCCGGCAGATGGTCCAGCGCGAGCACCACGGATCGGATCGACGCCGGACATTGGTGCGCCCGGGCCGTGCATTCCCTGAGAATGCCGGCGCCTCGATGGTGCTCCTGCGCGGCCTGCACCGGTTCTACTCCCAGCTCGATGAGCCGACCCGCCTCGCGCTGGGCCAGCTGCTGGCCCAGATCCATCGGGAGCTGGACGCCACCGGCGCGACGGCGCCCGCAGCCCCCACATCCACCCCCACCACGCCCCCGGAGCAGTGA
- a CDS encoding lycopene cyclase domain-containing protein, giving the protein MIYLGLLLFLLACMALLDARFTLFVFAAPLRALLCLAAGTGFFVLWDVLAIERGIFVHKESELMTGIMVGEQFPLEEVFFLVFLCYCSMIAVAGTHRLGARSPRPSRGGRTDPKEPGNVS; this is encoded by the coding sequence ATGATCTACCTGGGCCTCCTGCTTTTCCTTCTGGCCTGCATGGCGTTGCTCGATGCCCGGTTCACGCTCTTCGTCTTCGCTGCGCCGCTGCGGGCGCTGCTGTGCCTGGCCGCGGGCACCGGGTTCTTCGTGCTCTGGGATGTCCTGGCCATCGAACGCGGGATTTTCGTGCACAAGGAATCCGAGCTGATGACCGGGATCATGGTGGGCGAGCAATTCCCGCTTGAAGAGGTGTTCTTCCTGGTTTTCCTCTGCTACTGCTCGATGATCGCCGTGGCCGGCACGCACCGGCTCGGCGCCCGAAGTCCGCGCCCCAGCCGCGGCGGCCGCACCGATCCCAAGGAGCCGGGCAATGTTTCTTGA